The Triticum aestivum cultivar Chinese Spring chromosome 3A, IWGSC CS RefSeq v2.1, whole genome shotgun sequence genome includes a region encoding these proteins:
- the LOC123061748 gene encoding 5'-nucleotidase SurE has product MAASSGDESRRPNPLPSGLVSNLQSVLAARRPPSPEDAGSTAAEAEAPTAETAADDAPAKPVVLLTCAGGIQSPGLAALVDALVKGGRCDVHVCAPESDKPVCGHSITIRETVSATSVHFTGAKAFEISGTPVDCISLALSGRLFSWSAPALVISGINTGPNCGYEMFHSSAIAAAREALMCGVPSIAISLNWKKDETKDDDFKDAAGLCLPLIHAALADIEKGTFLKGCLLNVGVPSSPAANKGFKLTKQSIYSPAQSWQAVSTSRPQPAAHFMGMHQSLGIQLAQLGKDASAAGAARRGSTQRKTVEVESVAAAGKQQAREVVKKSFRAEFIEKLHKDLDDDIDVRALENGFISVTPLNVHGHVEPELEAPASDWLSAAVAVSEEKEAPAT; this is encoded by the exons ATGGCCGCGAGCTCAGGCGACGAGTCCCGGAGGCCCAATCCCCTCCCCTCGGGGCTCGTGTCCAATCTGCAGTccgtcctcgccgcccgccgcccgccttcGCCCGAGGACGCCGGCTCCACCGCGGCCGAGGCCGAGGCCCCGACAGCGGAGACGGCGGCCGATGACGCGCCGGCTAAGCCTGTCGTACTTCTGACCTGCGCCGGCGGGATCCAGTCGCCGGGTCTCGCGGCGCTCGTCGACGCCCTCGTCAAGGGCGGCCGATGCGACGTCCACGTGTGCGCCCCTGAATC GGACAAGCCTGTCTGTGGTCACTCCATTACCATCCGGGAGACTGTGTCTGCGACATCCGTCCATTTTACAGGGGCGAAGGCTTTTGAGATATCAG GGACGCCGGTGGATTGTATCTCATTGGCATTATCTGGGAGGCTATTTTCTTGGTCGGCACCTGCTTTG GTGATCAGCGGTATCAATACTGGGCCAAACTGCGGCTATGAGAT GTTCCACTCTTCTGCCATTGCTGCTGCAAGAGAGGCCTTAATGTGTGGGGTACCTTCAATTGCAATCTCATTGAATTG GAAGAAGGATGAAACCAAAGACGATGACTTCAAGGATGCAGCTGGGCTGTGTTTGCCACTGATACATGCTGCCTTGGCAGATATTGAGAAGGGAACTTTCCTCAAAGGGTGCCTGCTGAATGTTGGGGTTCCAAGCTCGCCAGCTGCAAATAAG GGTTTCAAGTTGACCAAGCAAAGCATATACAGTCCTGCTCAAAGCTGGCAAGCTGTGTCGACAAGTAGGCCTCAACCTGCTGCTCACTTCATGGGCATGCATCAAAGCCTTGGTATTCAGCTTGCACAGCTTGGGAAGGATGCTTCTGCAGCA GGAGCTGCACGCAGAGGTAGTACTCAGCGGAAGACAGTTGAGGTCGAGTCTGTTGCAGCTGCAGGGAAGCAACAAGCTCGAGAAGTAGTGAAGAAATCTTTCCGTGCCGAG TTCATCGAGAAGCTGCACAAAGATTTGGATGACGATATCGATGTGAGAGCCTTGGAAAATGGATtt ATATCTGTCACTCCTCTGAATGTGCACGGCCATGTCGAGCCTGAACTCGAAGCTCCAGCGTCAGACTGGCTGTCAGCAGCTGTGGCTGTATCCGAAGAAAAGGAAGCTCCAGCGACCTAA